The following DNA comes from Meiothermus sp..
CCCTGGAGGCTTACTACAAGGTGGCCCGCCATGGCGAGGTGGTTTCCTTAGCTAGTGAGACCCTGCGGTGGGCTCCCGACCATGAGGAGTCGTACTACTGGCGCGGCAAAGCCCGGGCTGCGCTGGGACAGCGTAATCTAGCCCTGGCTGACTTCCGGGCAGCCCTGCGCTATAGACCCGGCTATGCCGAAGCCCGGGCTGCGCTGCGGGAATTGCAGGCGAAAGCCGCACGCTAGGCTCAAAACTGGATCGTGCCAGTCCCCTCGCCGAAGCGGCGGGGTATCATGCCGATGATCCAGTCGGTAGCAGCCACGTAGGTCCAGGGCGACCCCTACGATCACCGCGATCCCGGAGAGGCCAATTAGCGTTGCTGCGGTCAAGATGAGGGTTTCATACCCGATTCGGTTAGTTCGTCACCGTTCGGTGACGAACTGACCCGACCGAAGTTATCCGCGTGGCGGAGGGCGGTAGCGCCCCTCGGGAGGGATACGCTTGCTTCGCCGACCGTCAGGGAGGGGTATGCTCTGGGACCCGAAAAGATAGCCTCCGGGGCTCTTCGGTTTGGAAGATTATCTTTTTGAATCCGGTATCGTATAGGCTCCAAGGGCAGCTAAGGTCGTGGATCAGAGCAACCGTTCCAACCGAAAGGGGAACTGATGCCTGAACGCCTCGGCCATGGTGGCCCCGGCATGGCTCAGCAGTCCGTGATAGAGCGCCGACGACTTGTCCATTTCGCGATGCAGCGAGCGCCCCAGCTCGAGGTCGGACAGGTGGGCATATCCAGGAACAATGGTCTCCAGTGACTCTGGGTTAAGCCTGCTGCGCAGCACCTGTGCAGTGAAGGCCATCTGCCCCTCGAGCACCCCCAGGGCCTGTTGCTTGAGGGCAAAGGTGGATCCGATCTCGACCACACAGTTGGGGTTGTGCGGCGACATGTAGTAGAGGTCGCGGATCAGGTGGCGCTCAAACCCGCCACACTCCTCGATGCGCCAGTCCCGTCCGGCCAACGAGGCCGCCTCGAGATACAAGAGCATGAGCAGTCTGCGGTCGGGGTCGAGGTCGGCATAGGAATGCTCGGGGTCTTGCGTGATCAGGATGTCCGGGCGGGTCTCCCGGATCAGTCGCACCAGCTTGATTTTGGAGGGGGTGTCGAGCTGGGTCTCGCCGACCTGAAACTCCAGGAACCGCACCGACCGTACCCCCAAGATCTTCGCGGCTTGCTCGATCTGGGGGCGGGTCTGCGGCCTGGACAGCACCACGGCAGCGTGTACGGCATCGCCCCCCTGGGCGTGCAGGGCCAGCGTACCACCCACTTCCACGATCTCCAGGCCATAGGTCGCCAACATCAGAATGCTTTTGGGCATACGATCAACCTTTGCGCAAGCGCGGGAACAGATAGCCTTCCAAAGCGCGGCCGGTAAGGGCGAAACCCAGCACCGCTAACGTGATCATCACCCCCGGGGGCACCACCCACCAGGGCCACGAACCGTTGAGAAAAGCCCCGCGAATCTGGGCGTAATAGAGGATGGAACCCCAGCTCTTGCGCACCGGGTCACCCAAGCCCAAGAAGGAGAGTGAGGCTTCGATCAGGATGCTGCCGGATGCCACCAGAATGAACTGCGAGACTGCGATGGGCAGCACCCCGGGCAGGATGTGGCGGAAGAGGATGTGGAAGTCGCTAGCCCCCAGGGCCCTGGCCCCTTCGACGTAGGTCGCCCCGCGCAAGGCCAGCACCCCGGAACGGATCACTCGAGCGGGTCGCGCCCAGATGACCAGCATGATGGCGGCAATCAGGTTGCCGGTGCTTGGTCCTAGATAGGCGGCCACCACGATCATCAGCGGGATGAAGGGCAGCACCAGCATCACGTCCACCAGGCGCATCAGCGCCCCGTCCAGCCAGCCACCGCTGTAGCCCGCTACCAGACCCACCAACGTACCGATCAAGATGGCGCCTGCCGCAGCGCTAAAGCCGATCAGGAGCGAAACCCGCGTACCCACGATTAGCTCGGAGAGAATGTCCTGACCCACGTCGTTGGTGCCCAGCAGATGGGCGCTCGAGGGTTGCTCAAAGGGTTTGCCGCTGGGCAGGGTGGGGTCATAGGGGGCGATCAGCGGGCCGAACAGGGCTAAAAACAACATCAAGGTCAGCAAGCCCAGGCCCGTAACGCCGACAGGGCTAGCCAGAAGCATCTTCGAAAGCTCGCGCCAGCGTCTTGATCGGGCCGAAGCAACAGCAGAGCTAACCATGTGAACCCCGTACCCTGGGGTCAACCAGGGGATAGAGCAAGTCTGCCAGCAGGTTGAAAAGCAACACCGAAAGCGTCACCAGGAAAAAGGCCCCCTGCAGCAAGGGGTAATCGCGGTTGGTGGCCGACTCAAACAGCAGCCGCCCCACCCCTGGATAGGAGAACACCGTCTCGATTACTGCGGCCCCGCCCACCAGCGTTCCCAGGTTGAGCATGAACACCGTGAACACCGGGAGGATGGCGTTGCGCAGGGCGTGCTTGTAAAGCACCTGGCGCTCGGCCATTCCCTTGGCCCGGGCGGTGCGGATGTAGTCCTCTCCCAGCACGGCGAGCATCGCGTAGCGCATCACCAGGTAGGTGCCGGAGAGGCTGGCGATGGTGAGGGTGGTGGCGGGCAATACCAGGTGACGCGTCACGTCTACCACCGCCGACCAGCCCTGGTAGTTGGCCCACGCAGTTCTGGCCCCGAAAACCGGGAAGATCTGTAGCTGCACGGCGAAGATCGCCACCAGCATCATCCCCAGCCAGAAGGTGGGCACCGCGTCAAGGGCGATCGAGCCGGCCAGGGTGGTGTTGTCCAGCATCCCCCCACGCCGCCAGGCGGCCAGGGCCCCTACGATGACGCCGAAGAGCGAGGAGAGGAGCAGGGCGGTTGCAGTGAGCAGAAGAGTCCAGGGTAGGCGCTCGAGCAGGATCGAGCGCACCGGACGATTTTCCTGGTAGCTGTAGCCGAGATCGCCACGGGCCAACTGGCCCAGGTAGCGCAAGAACTGCACCAGCAGCGGCTGGTCCAAGCCCGCGCGCTGGAGGATGGCCTGGCGCTGCTCGGGGCTCAGCGTGGCCACCTCATCACCAGCGAGGAACTGCAACGGGCTGCCCGGCATAGCCCGGGGCAGGAAGAAGTTCACCGTCACTGCGACCAGCAGCACCAGGAGGTATTGGCCCAGGCGATTGAGCATCGACTGCCCTTTACTGCCCTTGCAAGAAGGAGCGCTTGTTGATGATGCCCTGGCCCTTCTGGAACTTCCATCCGTCATAGGCCTCGGGCCGGTAGGCGTAGACCCCGTCGGCATACCACAAGGTGATAAAGGGTAGATCGCGCGCGATGATGGTCTGAACCTGTGTCGCGAGCTGCTTGCGCTGGTCGAAGTCCACGGTGGTGACCATGCGCTCCGTGAGGCTGTCCACCGTAGGGTTCTTGTAACCGCCGATGTTGAGCGTCCCGGCAGCAGGGTTGGAGTTAAACAGCCCGCGCAGGTTGAGCTGCGAGGTCACCGGGGCGGACCATCCCCACATGGCCAACTCGAAGTTGCGGCCTTTGGCCACGTCGAAGTCCGGCCAAACTGCCTGTTGCACCGTGGTGGGGTCGAGCGAGCGTACGTTGAAGACGATGCCTGCGGGCCGAACCTGCTGGGCGATCAGCTCCGCGGCACGGATGCGCAAAGGGTTGTTGGACTGCACCAGAAGCGTGAACTCCAGCCGCTTGCCGTCCTTGCCCACGCGTACACCCCCCGCGCCGGCCCGGTAGCCCAGCGAGTCCAGCACCTTCCCGGCCTCGGCTACGCTCAGGCGCTTGTACTCACGGGTGGCCGCACTGTAGAAGGGCGACTGCGGGTGCACGAAGCCGGCGTTGCCGGGAGTGCCGTAGCCGAGCAGCAACGTCTCGACCAAGCCCTTGGTGTCGATCAAGCCGGCCACCGCCTGGCGGAAGCGGACTTCGTTGAACGGCGGGATCGTGGTGTTGAACTGCAGCAGGGTGCTGGCATACCCTGGCCCCCGCACCACCTTGAGCCGTGGGTTATTGGAGAACTGGCCGATCAGTTCGGGCAACACCTCGCGGCTGGTCGCGCTGATCTGCCCGGCCTGTAGGGCCTGGAAGGTCGAGGTGGCGTCTTTGATGATGCTCAACACCACCTCGTCCGCACCGGGTTTGCCGCCAAAGTAGCTGGGATTCTCCACCAGCCGGTACGACTGGTCCGGGCGGTGCTCCACCAGCTTGAAGGGGCCGCTGCCCGTGGCGTTCTTGAAAGCCCTGGGGTCGGTGACGTTCTGCCAGAGGTGCTGGGGCAGGATGGGCACGTCGGCCAGCGTGACCTGCTGGAAGTTGGCCTCGGGCCGGGGAAGGGTGATGACTACTGTGCGTTCATCCGGCGTGCGGATGTCGGAGATGCCGCGCACCGCGGTAGCGAAACGTCCGATCAGGGGGTACTTCTTGTAGTACTCGTAGGAGAACTTCACGTCGGCGCTGGTCAGGGGTTTGCCGTCATGCCACACAGCGCCCTCGCGGAGCTTGATGGTCCACTGCCGGCCCCCGTTCGTGCTGGTGACGCTCTCCGCCAGCCAAGGGCGGGGCACGTCGCCTAGGTCGTTGAGCATCAGGGTGTCGAACACCAGGGACAGCATGTTGTAACCGGGGTAGCCGGTCACGTACGTGTAGGGAGTTAGCTCTCCCTCATCCTGGGGTATGGCGAGAATGATGCGCTGGCCAGTGTGACCGGCCAGTGCGGCACCTGTCAGCAGCGCGAAGGACACAGCCAGGACTAACGACAGCACGTTGAATCGCTTCATTTCCCCTCCCGTACACAGCCGCAATCCCCACCCTCAGAATAAGCCGAGCGTTGAGCGAAGTGGGCGAGGTTGCGTGGTGTTAATGGGAGAACGATGGCATTGAATTGTTAAGCTAATGTAAAGCCGCCCACGGAGGAGTCAGGAAACCGCTTCCCGGCGAGGGCAGGACGCGCATCAGGGCGGTGAGCCGGGCATTGCCCCGCCGTTAGGTGACCCCACGCTCCGCAGACCCGGCCCCGCTCCTACCCGCCACACCGGCGGGTCTTTCGGGCGACGGTGGTTCGCCAAAACCACCGTCGCCGCCGGCCTACAGCTCGAGCGGTTTATATATTTGTCTATCCGGATAAAAGGATATAATCAACGGCATGGAGCGCCACGGCGTTTCGTACCCACCCCCCCAGCAAGACTTCGAGCGAGTCCTGAGGACATTCCAGGCCCTGGCTGAGACCGCCCGCCTGCGCATCGCCCTGGGCATGATCGAGGGGGAGCAGAGCGTGGGTTGCCTGGTCGAGCGCCTCGACCTGCCCCAGAGCACCGTCTCGAGGCACCTCGCGGCGCTACGGGCGGCTGAGGTGGCGACGGCCCGCCGCGAGGGGACCAAGGTGTTCTACCGCCTCAAGAGCCACATCGCCGACCTGCTGACCCAGGCCTTCGCCCACGCCGAGCACCAGCGGCTGGGGCTTCCCGAACACGGGGCTTCGCGGTGAAGGTCCTCCTCCCCTTCCGGAGTCTGCGCAACCCGCTTTTCGCCCGGCTCTACGCCGCGCAGACTACCAGCCTGTTGGGCGACGCCTTTACCTGGGTGGGTCTGGCTCTGCTGGCCTTTGAGGTGGGTGGGGCACGGTCGGCGGCGATTCTGGCCGGGGCGCTCACGCTGCGGGTTACGGCCTTCGTGGCTCTCTCGCCGCTGGCGGGAGCCTTGGCCGACCGGATGGACCGCAAGACCCTGATGGTCGCTGCCGACCTGGGGCGAATGGTGGTCATCGGGCTGATGCCCCTGGTAAGTGAGGTCTGGCAGGTCTACGTGCTGATGTTTGCCCTTAACGCGCTCACCGCCTTTTTCACCCCCGCGTATCAGGCAGCCCTGCCTCAGGTGACGCGGCAGAAGGACTACGCTCAGGCCATCGCGCTTTCTGGAGCGACCTACGAGGTGCTGGGGGTGCTCGGCCCCGGGGTGGCGGGTGCGATCGCCGGGCTGATCGGGGCACGGAACATTTTCTTCTTGGACGCGGGGACCTTTTTGATCTCGGCCCTGCTCATCTTGACCCTGCCGGTGAGGCTGCGGGTGGATCGGTCGTCGGACACGGCACAGGCCACCACGTTACGCGACGTTCAGGACGGAACACTGCGGTTATGGCAGGACGCCCCGATGCGCTACGCGCTGCTGCTGGAGTTGGTCGCGGCGGTATCGGGTGCGCTGATTTTGGTGGGCACGGTAGGGCTGGTGCGGGGGCAGCTCGAGCTGGGCGACCTCGAGTACGGCTGGGGGATGGCGGCCTTCGGGGTCGGGGCCACGCTGGCGGCCCTGGCGGTGGGCGCCCTGGAGGGGCGCCTGCCCCGCACCACCTTCGTGCTGCTGGGGGCGCTGGTCTCCACACTGGCGGTGCTGCCCGCCAATTTCGTTCCGTTCATCCCTTTGCTGCTCCTGTGGATCCTTGCCGGGGCGGGCCAGAACTGGGTTAACCTGCCTACTCAAACACTCATCGCCGACCGCACCCCTGAAGCGTTCCAGGGGCGGGTCTACGGGGCACACTTCGCCTGGAGCCACCTGTGGTGGGCGTTGACTTACCCCCTGGCCGGCTGGCTGGGGAGCCGCTTCGCCGAGCAGTCCTTCTTATACGGCGGTTTCGTGGCCGTAGTTCTGCTCGCCGGAGTGATGCTCCAGCCCAGGCTCAGGAACCGGGCGACGCCGGGGTGAGTCGGCAAAACGTCCCCGCCCGGCTCTGCCCCTCTAGGGCAGTCGCCGCCGCAAGGGCGAGCCCTCGGGGCGACCGAGCGCCCCGAACGGGAGCGGGGCGGGAGGCCGGTGATGGGATTAAATCCCTTCGGCGGCCAGGAGGGTTGACCCGTTGGGCCTATGGGCTCTTGGCCAGTTTGCCCAATACCCGCCTCGAGAAACGGTCGGTGGCTCCCTCCCAGTTGCCTTCGAGGGCCTCCAGGGCTTTGCGGCTTTTGCCCGTGCGGAGCGACTCCACGATGACTTGATGTTCTTTTACGGACTCCATCGCGTCCTTGGAGTCGAAGTGGGCCAGCTCGAAGCGGCGTAATTTAACCTTCAAATCCGCCAAGAGCTGTGCCAACTCGCGGTTGCCCGAGCGCTCGATCCAGACCTGGTGGAAGGCGTTGTCCGCCGCCAGCGCCGCCTTGGCGTCGTGGCGTTCGATGGCCTGAGCCAGACGGGCGTTGGCCGCTTCCAGGGTCAGGAAATCGGCCTCGGTCAGCTTGAACTGAGCCAGCTCCAGGGCGTAGACCTCCAGGCGCTGCACGATGCCGTACAACTCATCGGCCTGCTCGGGGTCGAGCCGCGCTACCCGGGTCCACTTGTGCGAGGCGGTCTCGATCAGGCCCTCGTCCTCGAGCCGGCGTAGCGCCTCGCGAACCGGGGTACGGCTGACCTCGAGCGCTTCCGCCAGTTCGACATCCTTGATGACCTCACCCGGCCTGAGTGTGCCGTCGATGATCCAATCCCGCAGCTGTTTGTACACCTGTTCCCGGGCCAGCTCCCGCTTGACCTTACGAACCTGTGATGGCAGTGGCACACGTGAAGTATACCTCAACCCTTGACTTGTAGTATCAAATATGCAATATATTACTGTGTCGCCAGCCCAAGCCCAACCCCCTGCTGCTCACAGGGTTCGGCTACCCAAGTTAAGGGTTCGGCCACCGGAGTTAAGCGTGTTTGACCTCGACAAAGCCCGCAGGGAGACTCCTGGGGTGAACCATGTGGTTCACCTCAACAACGCCGGGGCGGCGCTGATGCCCCAAGCTGTGTTGGATGCAGTCAAGGCCCACCTGGAATTGGAAGCGCACACCGGCGGTTACGAGGCGGCCCGTGCGCGGGAGGGGGAGTTGAGCGCAGTGTATACCTCGCTGGCGCGGCTGCTGGGCTGCCATCCCGATGAAGTGGCGGTGGTGGAAAACGCCACCCGGGCTTGGGACATGGCCTTTTACAGCATCCCCTTCCGGGCGGGAGACGTGATCCTCACCAGCCAGGCCGAGTACGCCAGCAACTACATCGCCTACCTCCAGGTATCCCGGCGCACCGGGGCGGTGGTCGAGGTCATCCCTGACGATGAGCACGGTCAGGTAGACGTCGAGGCCCTTTCAAGGATGCTCAAGAAGCGGGTCAAGCTGGTCTCGATCACCCACATCCCGACCAACGGGGGGCTGGTCAATCCCGCAGCCGAGATCGGAAGGCTCACCCGAGCGCACGGGGTGCTGTACCTGCTGGATGCCTGCCAGTCGGTGGGGCAGATGCCCGTAGACGTACAAGAAATCGGCTGTGACCTGCTTTCAGCGACCAGCCGCAAGTACCTGCGGGGCCCGCGTGGGGTGGGCTTCCTCTATGCTCGCAGGGAGGTGTTGCAGCGGCTCGAGCCACCCTTCCTCGACCTCCATGCCGCGACCTGGGTAGCACCCGACCGCTACGAGATCGAGCCCGGCGCCAGGCGCTTCGAGAACTGGGAGTGCAACGTCGCGGGCAAGCTGGGCCTTGGAGCCGCGGTCGATTACGCGCTGGCCTGGGGGCTGGAGAACACGTGGCCCAGGGTGCGGGCCCTGGCCGAGCAAGTGCGCAGGGGCCTGGGCGAGGTTCCCGGGTGCGAGGTGCTCGACCTGGGTCGCGAACGGTGTGGCATCATCTCGTTCACCCTCGAGGGCTACGCCCCCGACCAGATACGCGACTGCCTGCGGCGGCAAGGCATCAACGTCAATGTCTCCCGCGCCCCTTCCACATTCTTGGACATGACCCGGCGGGGCATCAAGGAATTGGTGCGGGCGAGTGTCCATTACTACAACAGCGAGACCGAACTTGAGCGGTTTCTGGTCGCGCTCGGGCGACTCGAGCAGGAAGTGCGGGCTTAGGCGGGCTTAAGGAGGTAGGCATGCGGAGCAATTTCCCGAACAGCGGTTGGCTCACGGTCGCGGTGCTTGGGCTGTTGGCGGTAGGGGGTATCGGCCTGTGGCAAAGAGGTGGTGCCCAAGCCGGCGATCTGCTGTCGCGGGTCAGGGCCGCCGGGGTGCTGCGGGTGGCCAACACCCAGGCCAGCCCGCCCTGGAGCATGATCGACGACAAAAAGCAGCTCGTGGGCTTTGACGTTGACGTGGCTTATGAATTGGCCAAGCGCCTGGGCATTCCCAAGGTGGAATTCGTCGCCGGGCGTTTCGCCGACTTCATCGCGGGCATCGAAGCGAACAAGTACGACATCGTAATCTCAGGACAGACCGTCACCGAAGAACGCAAGAAGGTGGTGGATTTCTCCATCCCCTATCAGGCCATCAGCGTGTCGGTGTTCACCCGTCCGAGCCGGGTGGGCCAGTTCAAGAGCTTGGAGGACCTGAGCGGTAAGCGGGTGGCGGTGACTTCGGGCTCAACCCAGGAGAAGTTCGTCCGCGAGAAGGTCCCCGGGGCCATCCCTAAGACCTACGAAAACGGCACCCTGGCGCTCATGGACGTGGCCTTCGGCCGTGCCGACGCGGGGCTTTTCAACCGCTTCGTGGGCGCTTATCTCGCCCAGAAAAACGGGCTGCTGGTGGCCCCCGCCTTCGACCTGGGGGTGGAGCTCAACGCCATGAGCTTCCGCAAGGGTGAGGCCGCGTTCAAGGCGGCGGTGGATAAGGCGCTGGCCGACATGATTGCCGACGGCACGCTCACCGCCATCTCCAAGAAGTGGCTCGGCGGGCAAGACATGGCGGCGGCGCTGGCGAAGTATGCCAAATAAGCAGCAGGGGAGGCTGGTAGATGCTCGAGCTACTCCAACAGGCCGCACCCTTCTTGCTCCAAGCTCTGTGGACAACCATCTGGCTGGGTGTGGTTTCGTTCGTCCTCAGCCTGGCGGTGGGGCTGGTGGTGGCGGTGGCTCGGATGTACGGCCCCTGGCCGCTGCGGGCCCCAGCCGTCGCGTTCGTTTCACTCGTCCGTGGCACCCCTTTACTCACCCAAATCCTGCTGGTCTATTACGGCCTGCCACAACTGGGATTCACCATTGAAGCCATCCCGGCGGTCGTTTTGACCTTGGCCCTGCACGCCGGAGCCTACACCAGTGAGGACATGCGCGGCGGCATCCAGTCGGTGGACAAGGGGCAGTGGGAGGCAGGCTATTCCAGTGGCATGACCTTCGCCCAGGTGATGCGGCGGATCATCCTGCCGCAGGCGATACGTGTGATCACGCCCTCGCTGGGCAACCGCTTCATCACCATGATGAAGGACACCTCGCTGGCCTCGGTGGTAACGGTGGTGGAGCTGACGCGGGTGGCCGAGCAGATCGGTTCGGCTACTTTCCGCTACATGCAGATGTTCGTGATCGTGGCCCTCATCTACTGGGTCGTCAACTCGCTCTTGTCGCTGGGCCAGGCCAAACTCGAGGAGCGGATGCGGAGGGCCTACCAATGAACCACCAGGAAATGCACGTGCACGGAGTGCCGCACGCTCACGGTGGGGTCTGCCAGATTCGTGCCGAAAACATCCACAAGCGCTTCGGTTCGCTCGAGGTGCTCAAGGGGGTCTCGCTTACGGTCCACAAGGGCGAGGTGGTGGTGATCATGGGGCCTTCGGGTTCAGGAAAGACCACCTTCATCCGCTGTCTGAACTTCCTTGAGGAGCCCGATCAAGGCCGGGTGGTCGTTTGTAACGTGGAGGTGGACTGTGGGGTGAGGGCTGCTAGCCGTGAGCGCAGCGGCAAGATCCGCCAACTGCGCACCCGGGCGGCGATGGTCTTCCAATCCTTCAACCTCTTCCCCCACATGACCGCGCTAGGCAACGTGATCGAAGGACCGATCCAGGTGCTGGGTATGAAGCGCGAGGAAGCCGTAAAGTTGGGCGAACAGCTCTTGGCCAAGGTGGGGCTGGCTGAAAAACGTGACGAGTACCCGTCGAGGCTTTCTGGGGGACAAAAGCAAAGGGTGGCCATCGCCCGCGCCCTGGCCATGAACCCCGAGGTGGTGTTGTTCGACGAGCCCACCAGTGCCCTGGACCCGGAGTTGCACGAGGAGGTCCTGCAAACGATGCGGCAGCTCGCCAGGGACGGGATGACCATGATCGTCGTCACCCACGAGGTCAAGTTCGCCCACGACGTGGCCGATCGGGTAGTGTTCATGGCGGACGGGACGGTGGTCGAGGAGGGGGTGCCCCAGGAAATCCTGGTCAATCCCAAGCACCCGCGCACGCGAGCCTTCCTCCGTTTGGTCGAGCACTGAGCGGAGGCGGTATGGCTCGGCCGGTTGGTGGTCGATGGCGGTCGAGAATCGCCGCCTTCCGTTCGCAAGCCTCCTGGGCAGTGCCTCGTGGGTTCGGGGCCGGGGAAACGGCTGCGGCTCTCGAGCATGGTCCCAGAGGCGCACTGTGCGTAGCGTACCGTCATGGTGTCCTGTCCCTCGCCCCCCGTTTTGCTAGCGGTTGACGGCTTTTTCGGCTTCTCCCTCCTACCTTCCGCGTCAGGCCCATCAGGTACATTTGGTACATTTATGCCCTGGCTTTTGCCCAAGCCCATCCCTGAAAGCTCCGACCGGCTCCTCCAGCGCTGGCTGGGCGGGCTGGCCGAGCGGCTGTCGGACCCCTCCACCGACCGCTACGCCCTGGTGCGGGACGAGCTCGCGCGCATCCTGCACGCGCGGCCCTACGACGAGCTGGCCGAGGCGGCGCCCATGGCGGCCTTCGCCCTCGACGCGCGCAACGCCACCTTCGAGGCCGAGCACTACGTCGCCACCGACCCCGAGAGGTTCGACCGGGTCAAGCCGCTGCTGTGGCTGTGGAAGGCCCTCGACCTCACGCCGCTGGGGCAGTCGGTGCACTCGGGCGTGGCCATCCGCCGGGCGCTGGCCCCCTTCATCTTCAGGCGCGTGGGGCGCAACCCCAAGTTCTTCCAGAACGTGGAGTTCAGCGTGGGGTACAACCTCGAGCTCGGCGACGACGTGGTGGTGCACCGCTACGCCCTCCTCGACGACATCGGCGGGCTGGTGATCGGCGACCGCTCGTCCGTCTCCGACTACGTCAACCTCTACAGCCACACCCACCACGTGCTGGCCTCGCCCGACGTGACCCTCAGGCAGACCCTCATCGGCTCGGGGGTGCGCATCACCTACCACGCCACCGTGCTGGCCGGGGTGTGCGTCGGCGACGACGCGCTCATCGGCACCGGGGCCGTGGTCACCAAGGACGTCCCGCCCCACGCCGTCGCGCTGGGCGTCCCGGCCAGGCCGGTGCGCTACAAGGTGCGCCACGACTGCCCCTACTGCCGCCGCGGCGAGCCCCACCCCTCGCAGTGCCAGGACCGCCTCCCCGACCGCAAGCCCAACCCCGACTACCCCGACTTCCTCAAGCCCGGCTTCGGGACGCGGGAGGCGTGAGAGCCGCCCGCGGGGGCGGCCAGCCCTCAGCCCTCAGCCGTCAGCGGGAGGCTAATCGCTAGTGGCCTGTGGGGAACCTCTCCTGGTGGACGGTGGCGAACTGACTGGGTCTGGTACTCCTCACGAGAGGAGTGGGGGTCCGGGGGCTTCCCAGCGGGCCCCCGGCTGCCGCATGCCGGCATAGTTTGACCCTCGGCACTTCAGGGACAATCTTCCCTTATCCCACCCCATCTGGGGTGGGATACTCGAGGCTATAGGGTGCGCCCTGGCCCTGGGACCACCGAGCCAACCGGCAAACCCGAGGAGGGTGTTTGACGTGCAAGGCAGAGCCAACATCCGAACCGTTGCCTGGGTTGTCACCCTGCTTCTGGGCGTAATTCTCTACCTGCTGTACCCGGCGTTGCTGCCCTACCTGCTGGCGGGCGCCATGGTGCTGATGCACCTGGGGGGTCACGGAGGGCACGGCCACGGCACGTGTCAGCCCGACACGGACCCCGACCGAACGGATCAGCCGAAAGAGCGCAGGCCTCACCAACACTGAAGACGAGCCCGGCGCCGGCGGGCGCCGGCGGAGCCCGACATGAACACGTTCAACCGCAACCTCGACCACCTTCCCTTAGGCGTGCGCAGCCGACTTGAAACCCTGTTGAGCCGGACGGGGGGCCGCCTTGCCGTGTTGCCCATCGACCAGGGTCTGGAGCACGGCCCTATCGACTTCCTCGACTCCCCCGAGGCCGCCGACCCCGAGCACCAGTTCCGCCTGGCGGCCGAGGCCGGCTTTTCCGGCATCGCCGCGCACCTGGGCTTGGCCGAGAAGTACCTGCCCGATCATGCCGGCCAGGTTCCGTTAATCCTCAAGCTCAACGGCAAGACCGGCATTCCTCCGGACGAGGAGGCCTTCAGCCCCCTCACCGCCGGCGTGGAGGACGCCCTCCGGCTGAACGCACAGGCGGTCGGTTATACCCTCTACGTCGGCTCACCCGCCCAGGACCGCGACATCGCTCAATTTCAGCGGGTACGGGCGGAGGCCGGGCGCTACGGCCTTCCCGTCATCGTCTGGGCCTACCCGCGGGGCCGCTGGGTTGACCAGAAGGGGGGTAAGGATTCGCCCTACGCCGTCGAATACGCCGTGCGGGTCGCCCTTGAGCTCGGGGCGGACGTGGTCAAGGTCAACATCCCGCGCTACGACCCCGCCCGTAAGGAGCAATACCCCGGTGAATACAAGAACCTGGAGCTTTCGCCTCACCAGGCCCTGCGGCGGGTGGTGGATCTGGCGGGGCGAGCGCTGGTGATCGTCTCGGGCGGGGCACGCCTGTCAGAGGACGCCGCCGTTGCCCAGGCCCGGCTCGCCCTCGAGGCCGGGGCGGCGGGGTTGATCTTCGGGCGCAACATCTGGCAGCGCCCCTTCCCCCGGGCCCTGGAGCTTTCCCGGCGGCTGCTGGATCTGGTCAGAGGCCGGAACTGAGGTGGGAGATGTACCTGTGGCACCTCACCCCCGACGCCCCCCGTACCCCTGTGAGGGTAAGCCCCGGTGAGGCGGTACGCCTGGTGATCGGAAGCTG
Coding sequences within:
- a CDS encoding GntR family transcriptional regulator, which encodes MPLPSQVRKVKRELAREQVYKQLRDWIIDGTLRPGEVIKDVELAEALEVSRTPVREALRRLEDEGLIETASHKWTRVARLDPEQADELYGIVQRLEVYALELAQFKLTEADFLTLEAANARLAQAIERHDAKAALAADNAFHQVWIERSGNRELAQLLADLKVKLRRFELAHFDSKDAMESVKEHQVIVESLRTGKSRKALEALEGNWEGATDRFSRRVLGKLAKSP
- a CDS encoding aminotransferase class V-fold PLP-dependent enzyme; amino-acid sequence: MFDLDKARRETPGVNHVVHLNNAGAALMPQAVLDAVKAHLELEAHTGGYEAARAREGELSAVYTSLARLLGCHPDEVAVVENATRAWDMAFYSIPFRAGDVILTSQAEYASNYIAYLQVSRRTGAVVEVIPDDEHGQVDVEALSRMLKKRVKLVSITHIPTNGGLVNPAAEIGRLTRAHGVLYLLDACQSVGQMPVDVQEIGCDLLSATSRKYLRGPRGVGFLYARREVLQRLEPPFLDLHAATWVAPDRYEIEPGARRFENWECNVAGKLGLGAAVDYALAWGLENTWPRVRALAEQVRRGLGEVPGCEVLDLGRERCGIISFTLEGYAPDQIRDCLRRQGINVNVSRAPSTFLDMTRRGIKELVRASVHYYNSETELERFLVALGRLEQEVRA
- a CDS encoding transporter substrate-binding domain-containing protein, with the protein product MRSNFPNSGWLTVAVLGLLAVGGIGLWQRGGAQAGDLLSRVRAAGVLRVANTQASPPWSMIDDKKQLVGFDVDVAYELAKRLGIPKVEFVAGRFADFIAGIEANKYDIVISGQTVTEERKKVVDFSIPYQAISVSVFTRPSRVGQFKSLEDLSGKRVAVTSGSTQEKFVREKVPGAIPKTYENGTLALMDVAFGRADAGLFNRFVGAYLAQKNGLLVAPAFDLGVELNAMSFRKGEAAFKAAVDKALADMIADGTLTAISKKWLGGQDMAAALAKYAK
- a CDS encoding amino acid ABC transporter permease, whose translation is MLELLQQAAPFLLQALWTTIWLGVVSFVLSLAVGLVVAVARMYGPWPLRAPAVAFVSLVRGTPLLTQILLVYYGLPQLGFTIEAIPAVVLTLALHAGAYTSEDMRGGIQSVDKGQWEAGYSSGMTFAQVMRRIILPQAIRVITPSLGNRFITMMKDTSLASVVTVVELTRVAEQIGSATFRYMQMFVIVALIYWVVNSLLSLGQAKLEERMRRAYQ
- a CDS encoding amino acid ABC transporter ATP-binding protein, translated to MNHQEMHVHGVPHAHGGVCQIRAENIHKRFGSLEVLKGVSLTVHKGEVVVIMGPSGSGKTTFIRCLNFLEEPDQGRVVVCNVEVDCGVRAASRERSGKIRQLRTRAAMVFQSFNLFPHMTALGNVIEGPIQVLGMKREEAVKLGEQLLAKVGLAEKRDEYPSRLSGGQKQRVAIARALAMNPEVVLFDEPTSALDPELHEEVLQTMRQLARDGMTMIVVTHEVKFAHDVADRVVFMADGTVVEEGVPQEILVNPKHPRTRAFLRLVEH
- a CDS encoding acyltransferase, producing the protein MPWLLPKPIPESSDRLLQRWLGGLAERLSDPSTDRYALVRDELARILHARPYDELAEAAPMAAFALDARNATFEAEHYVATDPERFDRVKPLLWLWKALDLTPLGQSVHSGVAIRRALAPFIFRRVGRNPKFFQNVEFSVGYNLELGDDVVVHRYALLDDIGGLVIGDRSSVSDYVNLYSHTHHVLASPDVTLRQTLIGSGVRITYHATVLAGVCVGDDALIGTGAVVTKDVPPHAVALGVPARPVRYKVRHDCPYCRRGEPHPSQCQDRLPDRKPNPDYPDFLKPGFGTREA